A region from the Gossypium hirsutum isolate 1008001.06 chromosome A08, Gossypium_hirsutum_v2.1, whole genome shotgun sequence genome encodes:
- the LOC107934316 gene encoding uncharacterized protein translates to MSIACCCPVLECVYCLACARWAWQKCLYTAGHESEHWGLATVEEFEPVPRLCRLILAVYEDDLHNPLWAPPGGYGINPDWVFLRRNDQETQGRAPPYMIYLDHENADIVFAVRGLNLAKESDYAVLLDNKLGQTKFDGGYVHNGLLKAAEWVFDAECEVLRELLKKNPSYTLTFAGHSLGAGLVALLVMVAVQNRSKLGITERNRFRCYAIAPARCMSLNLAVRYADVINSVVLQDDFLPRTTTALEDVFKSLFCLPCLLCLMCLKDTCTMEEKMLKDPRRLYAPGRLYHIVERRPCRIGRFPPVVRTAVPVDGRFEHIVLSCNATSDHAIIWIERESQRALDLMVEKDGVMRVPAKQKMVRHVSLAREHSEEHKAALQRAVALDIPQAYSPSTYGTFHEMEGAGSSGGSSERGF, encoded by the exons ATGTCAATCGCCTGTTGCTGTCCCGTCCTTGAATGTGTCTACTGTTTAGCCTGTGCTCGTTGGGCATGGCAGAAATGTCTATACACTGCTGGCCATGAAAGCGAGCACTGGGGTTTAGCCACAGTGGAAGAATTTGAGCCAGTCCCACGTCTTTGTCGTTTAATTCTAGCTGTTTATGAAGATGATCTCCATAACCCTCTTTGGGCACCCCCTGGAGGTTATGGCATTAACCCTGATTGGGTTTTTTTAAGAAGAAATGACCAAGAAACTCAAGGCCGAGCTCCACCTTACATGATTTATTTAGATCATGAAAATGCTGATATTGTGTTTGCTGTTAGGGGACTTAACTTAGCCAAGGAAAGTGATTATGCTGTTTTGCTTGATAACAAACTGGGGCAGACCAAATTTGATGGTGGATATGTCCACAACGGGTTATTGAAAGCCGCCGAGTGGGTTTTTGATGCCGAGTGTGAGGTTTTAAGGGAATTACTTAAGAAGAATCCTAGCTACACTTTGACATTTGCAGGTCATTCCCTTGGAGCAGGCTTGGTGGCCTTGTTGGTGATGGTCGCCGTTCAAAATCGTAGCAAACTGGGAATCACAGAGAGGAACCGGTTTAGATGCTACGCCATTGCTCCCGCTCGGTGTATGTCGCTCAATTTGGCGGTTCGATATGCAGATGTAATCAATTCAGTAGTGCTTCAG GATGATTTTTTACCTCGAACAACCACTGCGTTGGAAGATGTTTTCAAATCTCTCTTCTG TTTACCGTGTCTTTTGTGCCTAATGTGCTTGAAAGACACTTGCACCATGGAGGAGAAGATGCTGAAAGATCCGAGGCGGCTGTATGCACCTGGACGCCTGTACCACATTGTTGAAAGAAGACCCTGCAG GATAGGAAGGTTTCCCCCTGTGGTGAGAACAGCAGTACCTGTGGATGGGAGGTTTGAGCATATAGTTCTTTCCTGCAATGCAACCTCTGATCATGCTATTATTTGGATAGAAAGAGAGTCCCAAAGAGCTCTTGAT TTGATGGTGGAGAAAGATGGGGTAATGCGGGTTCCTGCAAAGCAGAAAATGGTGCGGCATGTGTCTCTTGCTCGAGAACACAGTGAAGAACACAAGGCAGCTCTTCAGAGGGCAGTTGCTTTGGATATCCCACAGGCTTACTCGCCTTCCACGTATGGAACATTCCATGAAATGGAAGGAGCCGGATCTTCTGGTGGATCAAGTGAGAGAGGCTTCTGA
- the LOC107934313 gene encoding beta-amylase 7: protein MATSMQKLVGVSEEDDEEEMEMDVKEEDDEDEENGEKQIAAQMMIGVDEVMPSTSSSDQFQYQPQLQEQVSNQGGGGGARRSRPLEEKERTKLRERHRRAITARILAGLRRHGNYNLRVRADINDVIAALAREAGWVVLPDGTTFPSRSQSSPAAGTSAGMTSSSSQMVSQQIPPPPATLQRVSSGYRTTVEYNACRMKSVFMPTPSPYDLSSTAPAQSSGVVADGGEQTERLPLIAGSLQVINDKQIIGLPTKLPERDFAGTPFVPVYVMLPLGVINMKCELADPDGLLKQLRVLKSINVDGVMVDCWWGIVEAHAPQEYNWNGYQRLFQMVRELKLKLQVVMSFHECGGNVGDDVCIPLPHWVAEIGRSNPEIFFTDKEGRRNPECLSWGIDKERVLRGRTAVEVYFDYMRSFRVEFDEFFEDGIISMVEVGLGPCGELRYPSCPVKHGWRYPGIGEFQCHDQYMLKSLRKAAEMRGHSFWARGPDNAGSYNSQPHETGFFCDGGDYDGYYGRFFLNWYSQVLLNHGDRVLSLAKLAFDGTCITAKLPGIHWWYKTASHAAELTAGYYNPCNRDGYTAIATMLQKHGAALSFSCTEHHILEQQDHLREALADPRGLVWQVLNAAWDVCIPIASENAFLCHDRVGYNKILDNVKPVNDPDGRHFSSFTYHRLSPLLMERQNFMEFERFVKRMHGEAVLDPQV from the exons ATGGCAACAAGTATGCAGAAACTAGTAGGAGTTAGTGAGGAAGATGATGAAGAGGAAATGGAAATGGATGTAAAAGAAGAGGATGATGAGGATGAGGAGAATGGAGAGAAGCAAATTGCTGCACAGATGATGATCGGTGTTGATGAAGTGATGCCAAGTACGAGCAGTAGTGATCAGTTTCAATATCAGCCGCAACTTCAAGAGCAAGTCAGCAACCAGGGTGGAGGAGGAGGAGCTCGGAGGTCGCGACCACTGGAAGAAAAGGAGCGAACTAAACTAAGAGAGCGGCATCGAAGAGCAATAACAGCAAGGATCTTGGCAGGACTGCGGAGGCATGGGAACTATAACCTGAGGGTTAGAGCTGATATCAATGATGTGATTGCAGCTTTGGCCAGGGAAGCTGGCTGGGTTGTTCTTCCTGATGGAACCACTTTTCCATCAAGATCTCAG AGTTCACCTGCTGCTGGCACTTCTGCTGGCATGACTTCATCCTCCTCTCAAATGGTGTCACAACAGATTCCACCTCCCCCTGCCACTTTGCAAAGAGTCTCTTCCGGCTATCGCACCACAGTGGAGTACAATGCTTGTCGTATGAAGAGTGTTTTCATGCCTACCCCTTCACCTTATGATCTATCCTCAACTGCCCCGGCTCAAAGTTCAGGCGTGGTTGCTGATGGTGGAGAACAAACAGAAAGACTTCCTCTTATTGCTGGCTCCTTGCAAGTGATTAATGACAAACAG ATTATTGGACTACCTACTAAGCTACCCGAACGGGATTTTGCTGGCACTCCATTTGTTCCAGTTTATGTGATGCTACCT TTAGGGGTCATCAACATGAAATGTGAGCTAGCTGATCCAGATGGTCTGCTAAAGCAGCTAAGAGTACTGAAATCAATCAATGTAGATGGGGTTATGGTTGACTGCTGGTGGGGGATAGTGGAAGCACATGCTCCCCAAGAATATAACTGGAATGGTTACCAACGACTCTTTCAGATGGTTCGTGAGCTTAAGCTTAAGTTACAG GTTGTAATGTCATTTCATGAATGTGGTGGTAATGTTGGTGATGATGTTTGTATTCCACTTCCCCATTGGGTTGCAGAAATTGGTAGAAGTAATCCTGAAATATTTTTCACTGataaggaaggaagaagaaacccTGAATGCCTCTCGTGGGGGATTGATAAGGAACGAGTTTTAAGGGGCCGAACTGCTGTTGAG GTATACTTTGACTATATGAGAAGTTTCCGTGTggaatttgatgaattttttgaggACGGAATTATATCCATGGTCGAAGTTGGTCTAGGTCCCTGTGGGGAGCTCCGATACCCATCTTGTCCGGTAAAGCATGGATGGAGATATCCTGGGATTGGAGAGTTCCAG TGTCATGACCAGTACATGTTAAAAAGCCTGAGGAAAGCAGCAGAAATGAGGGGACACAGCTTTTGGGCTAGAGGGCCAGATAATGCTGGGTCCTACAATTCCCAGCCACATGAAACTGGTTTCTTTTGTGATGGAGGAGACTATGATGGTTACTATGGTAGGTTTTTCCTTAACTGGTACTCTCAGGTGTTACTCAATCATGGAGACCGGGTACTTTCTCTGGCGAAGTTAGCTTTTGATGGCACATGTATTACAGCAAAG CTGCCAGGTATTCACTGGTGGTATAAAACAGCCAGTCATGCTGCTGAATTAACAGCTGGGTACTACAATCCCTGCAATCGAGATGGCTATACAGCAATAGCAACAATGCTACAGAAGCATGGAGCTGCTTTAAGCTTTTCATGTACTGAGCATCACATTTTGGAGCAGCAAGATCACCTGCGGGAAGCACTGGCAGATCCTCGGGGTTTAGTGTGGCAG GTGCTGAATGCTGCATGGGATGTTTGCATTCCAATTGCAAGTGAGAATGCTTTTCTTTGCCATGATAGGGTAGGCTATAACAAGATATTGGACAATGTCAAGCCAGTAAATGATCCAGATGGGAGACATTTTTCATCTTTTACTTATCACAGGCTCAGCCCACTTCTCATGGAGAGACAGAATTTCATGGAATTTGAGCGGTTTGTCAAGCGAATGCATG GGGAAGCGGTTCTTGATCCCCAGGTATAG
- the LOC107934303 gene encoding putative recombination initiation defects 3 isoform X1: MKLKINKACDLGSISVFPPHTRRSSLPPSVPQSSQLRSQPSQQSFSQGISSQHALFSQISQSSLDEIVTTDQRFGSQERENTASKFSCLAPTNFTREDSQVPISRSSTNLIRKWNSVSAPEHRCQTSEELEHRLSVIETSLNRFGMILDSVQSDVMQVNKGTKEVLLEMEGMRQRSIAEDTSLQLMIKGQEDMKTSLDGSMKAVSDQLNNDKFRDKLQQIFLVLSALPEQIEASLIKVRNELCSTFTNEIKAIDCKTLSQKAPVAAAILPKSTGCSVTPRTKPLAVKKQAMPLKIYEQNTVAPEVEKEGWKSVKMKQCATNERASCKENDKRKGVSSVEQETFRILIESDEEMDAGFSCMLNDKQTDDAMNILIEEAKEETERILRKARRRKRKPLNPIIIN, translated from the exons ATGAAGTTGAAGATCAACAAAGCTTGCGATCTCGGCTCCATCTCCGTTTTTCCTCCTCATACAAG GAGATCGAGCCTGCCACCGAGTGTGCCTCAATCATCACAGCTTAGATCACAGCCATCACAACAATCATTCTCACAGGGGATTTCATCTCAGCATGCCTTATTTTCTCAGATCTCACAAAGCTCACTCGATGAAATCGTGACAACTGATCAG AGATTTGGTTCCCAAGAACGAGAGAATACTGCCAGCAAGTTTTCTTGCTTGGCTCCAACCAACTTCACAAGAGAAGATAGTCAAGTGCCGATTTCTAGATCTTCCACCAACTTAATACGCAAATGGAATTCTGTTTCTGCTCCAGAGCATAGAT GTCAAACTTCTGAAGAACTTGAACACCGGCTTTCAGTGATTGAAACTTCATTGAACAGATTTGGGATGATCTTGGATTCGGTTCAAAGTGATGTAATGCAGGTGAACAAAGGAACAAAAGAAGTCTTGCTGGAAA TGGAAGGGATGCGGCAGAGGTCGATAGCTGAAGATACCTCTCTACAGCTAATG ATCAAGGGACAAGAAGATATGAAAACCAGCCTTGATGGCAGCATGAAAGCGGTATCGGATCAACTAAACAATGATAAATTTCGAGATAAGTTACAACAGATCTTCTTGGTGCTTTCTGCTTTACCAGAACAGATCGAAGCTTCTTTAATCAAAGTACGAAATGAGCTTTGCAGCACGTTCACCAACGAAATAAAA GCAATTGATTGCAAGACTCTCAGCCAAAAAGCTCCAGTTGCTGCTGCCATTCTACCTAAG TCTACCGGCTGTTCTGTAACTCCACGAACCAAACCATTGGCAGTTAAGAA GCAAGCCATGCCTTTAAAAATTTATGAGCAAAACACTGTAGCTCCAGAGGTAGAAAAAGAAGGTTGGAAATCTGTTAAGATGAAACAATGTGCTACCAATGAAAGGGCATCCTGCAAAGAGAACGACAAGAGAAAAGGAGTTTCATCTGTTGAACAG GAAACATTCAGAATCTTAATTGAATCAGATGAAGAGATGGATGCAGGGTTTTCCTGCATGCTTAATGACAAGCAAACAG ATGACGCAATGAACATTTTGATAGAGGAAGCAAAGGAAGAGACTGAACGAATTTTGAGGAAAGCTAGGCGGCGAAAGAGAAAGCCCCTTAATCCCATAATTATTAACTGA
- the LOC107934303 gene encoding putative recombination initiation defects 3 isoform X2 yields MKLKINKACDLGSISVFPPHTRRSSLPPSVPQSSQLRSQPSQQSFSQGISSQHALFSQISQSSLDEIVTTDQRFGSQERENTASKFSCLAPTNFTREDSQVPISRSSTNLIRKWNSVSAPEHRCQTSEELEHRLSVIETSLNRFGMILDSVQSDVMQVNKGTKEVLLEMEGMRQRSIAEDTSLQLMIKGQEDMKTSLDGSMKAVSDQLNNDKFRDKLQQIFLVLSALPEQIEASLIKVRNELCSTFTNEIKAIDCKTLSQKAPVAAAILPKSTGCSVTPRTKPLAVKKQAMPLKIYEQNTVAPEVEKEGWKSVKMKQCATNERASCKENDKRKGVSSVEQETFRILIESDEEMDAGFSCMLNDKQTEEAKEETERILRKARRRKRKPLNPIIIN; encoded by the exons ATGAAGTTGAAGATCAACAAAGCTTGCGATCTCGGCTCCATCTCCGTTTTTCCTCCTCATACAAG GAGATCGAGCCTGCCACCGAGTGTGCCTCAATCATCACAGCTTAGATCACAGCCATCACAACAATCATTCTCACAGGGGATTTCATCTCAGCATGCCTTATTTTCTCAGATCTCACAAAGCTCACTCGATGAAATCGTGACAACTGATCAG AGATTTGGTTCCCAAGAACGAGAGAATACTGCCAGCAAGTTTTCTTGCTTGGCTCCAACCAACTTCACAAGAGAAGATAGTCAAGTGCCGATTTCTAGATCTTCCACCAACTTAATACGCAAATGGAATTCTGTTTCTGCTCCAGAGCATAGAT GTCAAACTTCTGAAGAACTTGAACACCGGCTTTCAGTGATTGAAACTTCATTGAACAGATTTGGGATGATCTTGGATTCGGTTCAAAGTGATGTAATGCAGGTGAACAAAGGAACAAAAGAAGTCTTGCTGGAAA TGGAAGGGATGCGGCAGAGGTCGATAGCTGAAGATACCTCTCTACAGCTAATG ATCAAGGGACAAGAAGATATGAAAACCAGCCTTGATGGCAGCATGAAAGCGGTATCGGATCAACTAAACAATGATAAATTTCGAGATAAGTTACAACAGATCTTCTTGGTGCTTTCTGCTTTACCAGAACAGATCGAAGCTTCTTTAATCAAAGTACGAAATGAGCTTTGCAGCACGTTCACCAACGAAATAAAA GCAATTGATTGCAAGACTCTCAGCCAAAAAGCTCCAGTTGCTGCTGCCATTCTACCTAAG TCTACCGGCTGTTCTGTAACTCCACGAACCAAACCATTGGCAGTTAAGAA GCAAGCCATGCCTTTAAAAATTTATGAGCAAAACACTGTAGCTCCAGAGGTAGAAAAAGAAGGTTGGAAATCTGTTAAGATGAAACAATGTGCTACCAATGAAAGGGCATCCTGCAAAGAGAACGACAAGAGAAAAGGAGTTTCATCTGTTGAACAG GAAACATTCAGAATCTTAATTGAATCAGATGAAGAGATGGATGCAGGGTTTTCCTGCATGCTTAATGACAAGCAAACAG AGGAAGCAAAGGAAGAGACTGAACGAATTTTGAGGAAAGCTAGGCGGCGAAAGAGAAAGCCCCTTAATCCCATAATTATTAACTGA